The genomic region TTAGAGGTTGGGCTGTGCGTTCCAAACCAGCCCATTCCCAACTAAATGACCGGCCCAATCCACTTAGTTTGTGCGATCGGTGTGGGCTTGTACGATCCAGCCGCCTTGTGCGATTTATGTGGGTTGTGCGGTCTgactttgggcttgttcggcccaacagTTTTGTCAACATTCAGTAtaagtgtgtggcccaacatcttgtgcgatcggcaccaacttgtgcgatccgcgagatgttgtgcgatcatgcataaccaTAAATGATGTGCGATTGGTCTTGTACGTCTGACTTGTGCGACCGGATCAGGTCTTGtatgacctgatcttgtgcgattaaAGGGgcccttgtgcgatcagtttaatAGCCGGATTTTATGCTTATTCGGTTACAATCAATCCATTAGTTTCCTATTTTACCTCAATCAATCAACATAATTTCCAACATATGATTAGTCTAATGTCGATCAAACAGGTCTTTTCCTCATGAATTCATATGAATCTTAATAACCCCTAATCAAGAACACTTATCCAAAAACACATACACATATCCGCTTTTAACAAACATGGAGCCGATTAACACATTACCACATAACAGCCGATTTCTATATATCCATACATCCGATTCTAAGTTAACCACAAATACAAATCTGATTATATTTATCATCATAACAATCAATCCGAGGACCAAGCATAACAACATAATCGAACCGGCCCTAGTTCATTATCATGCAATTCTAATCGGTTTAATCTAAGCATGTAATCATAACATCACTTAACACTAAAgcataaacaaaacactaaccgattacgagtaaAGAAGTGTGAACAATTGATCCAACTTGTGATCTTGGTACCATCGgcttccaagcaaaacgagagagagaaagtcgtctagggtttcttgtgtgtgttgtgattttGTAAAAAGTGGAGAATGGTTACAACTCTCCTAAGTGTTATTCCAACTTGTGATCTTGGTACCATCGGCTTCCAACTTGTGATCTTGGTACCATCGGCTtccaagaaatctgtgataacttatgtgattgtattgttggttagtatgggataacaaatttAATAAATACTGTCGctatttagttgttatggattctcttgagcaatctgattcgcctagtgtcgcgccccgatgattccgccatcggtttgggtgtgacatattggtatcagagccataactatagggaattaggccagacatgacctagtccgggtcgatgtcttagaaatttTACGCTTTAACGATTTCACGATTTATCGATTTTCGCTCCCTGCTTTGTAAACGCACAAGTCGCACAGCCATCACAATCTAAAACgaaagaccgaatgatcgcaacaaaactaatgtctaattaCTCGCTCTCGCTCTCTCTGCATCGCGTTCTCGCGCTATCTATGCAAGCATAAACGTGTAGTTTATATGaacctatatatacatatacaaacAAATCAATTGTGTGAAGAACTTAGGGatttcgtgtctcctatgtgaaATCCATTATATTACTCGCAACAAGTTTTGCTCGCACTCGatcgcatcgcaaaactcaaaaattcattatgatcgaatctcactccaaatctctctctgtctagatgttTTCAAACGACTCTACCTCGAGACAAACAGCTatgagaagagccaaacgaagcacCGAGAAGATGTTTTAAAGAGGTTATGAATTCACATTAAtcaagataaaggacaaaacgtgtaattTATCCATTTTATAGTTTTGTAAAACTATATGCCAAACGTCCGGTCAAATTAATTGTTTGGATATTACCTTGTGGATCTCACACTCATCACATGTCGAGCAATACCCCCAACTCAAGCCCCTCCACATCCCATAATATAACATTAAagtaatatttattattttacacAAAACAACCAATATGTTTGACTATTTTGTTTAATTTCTTTAAATGTTGTAGGTCATGTTAGTAACCAATGGGATCAAATGTCTTTCCCTCATGTAGGTCATGAAGGGCAATTTGGTAAATGCCAACTAAAATATCCTAACAGGGTAGACAAGGGAAAAGGACTAGAATTAACTGTACTATAATATCTTGCTTCAATATAATTTTCTCTAGTGACATGAACATAAATGTCTATAAAAACCGAACCATACATACATATTTCTCGTATTCATTCTTGCTCTTTGCGCAATGGAGTACCAGAGAGGAGCCGAACAAAATTTTACACAAGATGGGACTACTGATCTTAAGGGTAGACGTGCGCAAAGATCAACGACTGGAAGATGGAAAGCGTGTTATTACATGTTAGGTAAGTGCCATAACACCtttatagtatcatgtgtatgtTAACATCCACCAACATTGTAGCATTAAAATATTGCACTTGCAGAAATGGGTTTCATTAAACCCATGTTAGTTTTGCATGTAAAGATTGAATTTTTAATTAACCCATGTTAATTTTACACAAAAAGATTGGATTTTTAATCAAACCCATTTTATTTTAACATCTAAAGATTAAACTTTTAATCAAACCCATGTAAAATTTAGATTGAGAATTAGTGATGGGTCTGGTTGAAAATGGAAGTATTGGTGGTGGTGGGGATAGTCAATAGTGTGAAGAAACTGAATGAAGTCTGTGACCAAAATTAAGGGTTACAATTACCAACTTTTGTGGACACTGATTTGACTTTTTTTcctttgtattttatttatttattaattattattattattattattattattattattattattatatattctCAAATTTTAGCATTGCCACTTATAACTTTTTAAAGATTTTGTAATCGAGTTTTATGTGGGTGTGgatataaattcaagttgatttacgtttcgacgtaaattcgaaaatgagtcgggtcaaatataatacgttttcgtgcttatttatttttattttttttttgtacgtTTTCAGTTATTCTACGTTTTGACTTAAAACTTTTACGGAACGATGCAACAACGCACGTAGCAATTTACTAGTTAAAAATATATAGTAAATAAGGATTTAAAAAGAACAAAATACCctcacatgctttgcatgtgagttgacttaactaagaaaataaaatgaGTTTATGCAAAAGGTTGATTCGTGCAACAAAAATTATAGTAAAAGATTGATTGTAGGGCTTTTTAAACCGAAAGGTATATGTTGTAAGTTTGGGTATATATGTAAAAGTTTAATGGTGTAATTTTGTCATCAAAGTATCATGTATCTCTATAACGAGCTTGAATTACTATTTTGTGATGTGATAAATCAAGGAAAAAATGTGTTATCAATTATACTCAACTACCATATGATGTGatataaacaagaaaaaaaatgtGTTATCAATTATACTCAACTACCATATATTAATTTATGAAACCTCATTAtgattgttttttttaaatattgatATCGTTACTACTTATTAGTATGTGTGCTTCAACTAAAAATTTAGTGAGGGGGGTTCTTTCAATATCATATGCCAGTATACCACTATCTCATCTTTCCATAGACGAACCTCTTGAGATTTAGGGTGTTTATTAGATCGTGCCCACATATTGGTGATTCAAACCCGCGACATGAGTTCTCGATGGTTGACTAGAACACGACTTGTTTATCCATACGATTATTTTATTTATGAATATTGATAGAGTAAAAACTTACGATCAATTTTAAAAAAATGCACATAAAATAATTACAATGAAACGAAAAAAAACCCAACCCATTTCTCttttttcatttatattttgTCATAAAAAGTTATGCATAATACACACTttaagaaaaaataataaaaatatgcGGGTTAAATTGGCCAATTTGCTAACCAAATAGGTCAACCTGTCAACGACGATCCGtttaactaaacatgtttgtGAACCCAAAAATACCCGAACCAGTGTAGACTAAATTCGAACCCGTACTTTTTGTGTTAGGTTCGTATACTGTCGTAAGTTCACACGCCTACTTGTAAATGCACCATATAATTTAACGAGGGCAATACTACAAATGGAAGTTGGGTCTAGCCCGAACCATTTACAAACCACTTGCAAGCTCATATAAGTTCACACTCGACTAGAGCGTATTTCATTAAGTAAAACCCGACTAAGAGTTTACAAGTAAACCATTTAAAAGGCGAAAGTATCATAAACGGTTAGAGTTTAACCATTTTCTATTTGCATGAACAATATTAAGCGAATGTTATAATAGGACTTGGTTTGTAGGGTATGAAGTATGTGAAAGAATGGCATATTATGGCATAGCAACGAATTTGGTGTTATACTTGACAACGAAATTACATGAAGGCACTGTGAAATCATCAAACAATGTCACAAATTGGGTTGGAACCGTCTGGATGACTCCTCTTTTAGGCGCATATATTGCTGACACATATTTGGGCCGATACTGGACTTTCATGATTGCTTCGCTCATTTATCTGCTGGTAAGCATATGGTTTTGTACGTGTATTAAAAATTTGTTTATAAATTTTTACCATGTTTAGTACTTGTTATTGACCCACATAATCCATTTTTTACAACTCACCAATCCAATTTACACATCTACAACTTGATTATTACCTAACAACTCATTTGAACGTTTAGATAAAAGCTCGTGTTCGGTTTACAAGATTTTAATTGTGTGCGGGCCAGGGTTGATGCATCTAACACGACCACGAATAATTTATGGGTTGTGTCCGGGCTTAACAATTTAACCCGCCAACCCAAAACCCATAAACAAGAtcttttttcatttatttttaaacaatataccatTCTGTCATTCGAACACATAAGTTATAATTAGCAATCATTTTGTGATAGTCAGTAAACCCAAATCCTTTTTATTTATGTATGTTTGGGCATAAGGCCTATCTTGGGCTTAGTATTTTGTCTTCTTATTTATCAGGGTATGGGCCTCTTGACTCTAGTGGTTTCATTACCATCCTTAAAGCCACCAACATGTGGTAAAAATGTGAGTTACTTAGATTGTGACAAAAGGGCCTCTTCGTTCCAAGTTGGTATATTCTATTGTGCACTATACATTATTGCAATAGGGACCGGTGGAACCAAGCCCAATATCTCCACAATGGGTGCGGATCAGTTTGACGATTTTGAGCCCAAGGAAAGGGCCCATAAGCTCACTTTCTTCAATTGGTGGGTGTTTAGCATTTTTTTTGGCACACTTTTCTCAAATACATTCTTGGTCTACATTCAAGATACCGTGGATTGGGGGTTAGGGTACGGTATCCCTACTCTCACGCTACTTGTGGCCATAATAGCATTTGTGTTTGGAACACCGGTTTATAGACACAAACCAAGAGTCGAAAGCCCGTTTACTCGAATGGCCAAGGTACTAGTCGCAGCGGCAAGAAAGTGGAATACAAGTGTACCCGTTGACTCGAAAGAGCTTTATGAGTTGACATTCGACCATTATGCTAGTCCTGGAAAGTATAGAATTGACCATTCATCTTCATTAAGGTAAGCCCATATGGTCATTTTTGTATTTATACAATTTCTTTTTATCTTGATGGATGTGAATGCATAACCTCTTTAAACACTATAACATATAGGTTTCTCGACAAAGCCGCATTGAGGGTTGGAGAACCGGCATCTGAATGGTACCTATGTCCGGTTACACAAGTCGAGCAGACAAAGCAAATGGTCAAAATGATCCCGGTTTTGTGTGCAACATTCATTCCTAGCACACTAATAGCCCAAACCAACACACTTTTCATCAAACAAGGCACCACGTTGGTTCGGTCCATAGGCCCGAATTTTGAAATCCCACCAGCTTCTTTATCTGTTTTCTTTACCATCTCAATGCTTATTAGCCTTGTGGTTTATGACCGCCTCTTTGTTCCCTTCGTTCGAAAGTACACAAAGAACCCGAGAGGTATCACTATGTTACAACGAATGATGGTTGGGTTAATCATCCATATCATCACTATGACAATTGCTTTTCTTGTAGAAAGACATCGACTAAGCGTCGCTAAAGATCATGGTATAAATAAACCCGGGCAAATTGTGCCTCTAAAAATATACATTCTCCTTCCCCAATTCGCATTGATGGGTGTTGCTGATTGTTTCTTGGAAGTAGCAAAATTCGAGTTTTTCTACGATCAAGCGCCCGAAGGAATGAAAAGTATTGGGACAGCTTATTTCACTACCAGTATTGGCATCGGATATTTTCTTAGTAGTTTCATTTTATCTACCGTGGCTAATGTTACAAAGAGGAATGGACACCATGGTTGGATTCTAAACAACCTTAACATGTCCCACCTCGACTATTATTACGCATTTTCTACGATTTTGAGCTTCGTGAACTTCCTTTTCTTCCTTGTCGTCGCTAAAAACTTTGACTATAATGTCGAAGTCAATGAAGTTGAGCCAGAGTTAAAAGAAGATATTGGAAAGATCACCGAACAAAGTTACGTTGCTGGGTAATATGGTTCTAGTTTGAGCCAATGCCGATGGGATAAGGGGTTATTATGTATAGTTGGTTGTATAATTTCGTTTATGCGCATAATTCTGTTAATTATAAATAGTGCTTATAAGTTTTAAACTTAATCATGAACTCTATATTTAACTGATAATTAGATATTATTATTGTTTCCATTGGACATCTGGGACTCTGGGTGGTAAGGTGCATGTGGACCATGTGGTTAATAGAAGTACATTAGGATTATGAGACCTTAAAAATAGATATA from Helianthus annuus cultivar XRQ/B chromosome 10, HanXRQr2.0-SUNRISE, whole genome shotgun sequence harbors:
- the LOC110884498 gene encoding protein NRT1/ PTR FAMILY 5.2 isoform X1, which gives rise to MEYQRGAEQNFTQDGTTDLKGRRAQRSTTGRWKACYYMLGYEVCERMAYYGIATNLVLYLTTKLHEGTVKSSNNVTNWVGTVWMTPLLGAYIADTYLGRYWTFMIASLIYLLGMGLLTLVVSLPSLKPPTCGKNVSYLDCDKRASSFQVGIFYCALYIIAIGTGGTKPNISTMGADQFDDFEPKERAHKLTFFNWWVFSIFFGTLFSNTFLVYIQDTVDWGLGYGIPTLTLLVAIIAFVFGTPVYRHKPRVESPFTRMAKVLVAAARKWNTSVPVDSKELYELTFDHYASPGKYRIDHSSSLRFLDKAALRVGEPASEWYLCPVTQVEQTKQMVKMIPVLCATFIPSTLIAQTNTLFIKQGTTLVRSIGPNFEIPPASLSVFFTISMLISLVVYDRLFVPFVRKYTKNPRGITMLQRMMVGLIIHIITMTIAFLVERHRLSVAKDHGINKPGQIVPLKIYILLPQFALMGVADCFLEVAKFEFFYDQAPEGMKSIGTAYFTTSIGIGYFLSSFILSTVANVTKRNGHHGWILNNLNMSHLDYYYAFSTILSFVNFLFFLVVAKNFDYNVEVNEVEPELKEDIGKITEQSYVAG
- the LOC110884498 gene encoding protein NRT1/ PTR FAMILY 5.2 isoform X2 gives rise to the protein MESVLLHVRTWFVGYEVCERMAYYGIATNLVLYLTTKLHEGTVKSSNNVTNWVGTVWMTPLLGAYIADTYLGRYWTFMIASLIYLLGMGLLTLVVSLPSLKPPTCGKNVSYLDCDKRASSFQVGIFYCALYIIAIGTGGTKPNISTMGADQFDDFEPKERAHKLTFFNWWVFSIFFGTLFSNTFLVYIQDTVDWGLGYGIPTLTLLVAIIAFVFGTPVYRHKPRVESPFTRMAKVLVAAARKWNTSVPVDSKELYELTFDHYASPGKYRIDHSSSLRFLDKAALRVGEPASEWYLCPVTQVEQTKQMVKMIPVLCATFIPSTLIAQTNTLFIKQGTTLVRSIGPNFEIPPASLSVFFTISMLISLVVYDRLFVPFVRKYTKNPRGITMLQRMMVGLIIHIITMTIAFLVERHRLSVAKDHGINKPGQIVPLKIYILLPQFALMGVADCFLEVAKFEFFYDQAPEGMKSIGTAYFTTSIGIGYFLSSFILSTVANVTKRNGHHGWILNNLNMSHLDYYYAFSTILSFVNFLFFLVVAKNFDYNVEVNEVEPELKEDIGKITEQSYVAG